The proteins below come from a single Desulfovibrio sp. genomic window:
- a CDS encoding glycoside hydrolase family 3 protein yields MSDAVNRGKSPDVWRCSAMQIFFAAACKGGAALCRLAFTLVLCFSPLLSAVAPAAPAMPAKTGAGSAAPSLDVMIGSMLMLGFRGADLPQGDAFLAQVRAGHVGHIILFDRDVTTGGERNIISPQQVRRLTATLRAASPCPMLIAVDQEGGRVRRLKPQRGFADLPSAQSMGTASPEKTRAIARQLGVELASLGISVDLAPVADVNSNPANPAIGALERSFSPNPALVAAHALAFGQGLAQSGIIPALKHFPGQGGAQKDSHLGLTDITRSWNAKADLAPYAQAFAQGWPGMVMLGHLYHKGLDPQYPATLSRAVVADLLRGRMGWQGVIISDDMQMKAITDHYGMEQAMLLAVNAGVDILLFGNNLYWDETLPSKAFETLRGLVESGRISRQRIMESWLRITNLYASRATAARAAADGSSALYPWTR; encoded by the coding sequence GTGTCTGATGCTGTAAACAGGGGCAAATCCCCCGATGTGTGGCGCTGTTCCGCCATGCAGATTTTTTTTGCTGCCGCGTGCAAGGGCGGGGCTGCACTTTGTCGGCTTGCGTTTACGCTGGTCCTCTGTTTTTCGCCCCTGCTGAGCGCCGTGGCCCCGGCTGCGCCTGCCATGCCTGCTAAAACAGGCGCGGGCAGTGCCGCGCCATCGCTGGACGTCATGATCGGCTCCATGCTCATGCTTGGCTTTCGCGGGGCGGATTTGCCCCAGGGCGATGCCTTTCTTGCACAGGTGCGCGCTGGGCATGTTGGACATATTATCCTGTTTGACCGGGATGTTACCACAGGCGGCGAACGCAATATCATTTCGCCCCAGCAGGTGCGGCGGCTCACAGCCACGCTGCGGGCGGCGTCCCCCTGCCCCATGCTCATAGCTGTTGACCAGGAGGGCGGACGGGTGCGGCGGCTCAAGCCGCAACGTGGCTTTGCCGATCTGCCTTCTGCCCAGAGCATGGGCACGGCCAGCCCGGAGAAAACCCGGGCCATCGCCCGGCAACTGGGCGTGGAACTGGCCTCGCTGGGAATTTCTGTTGATCTGGCCCCTGTGGCGGATGTGAACAGCAACCCCGCCAATCCGGCCATTGGCGCGTTGGAGCGCAGCTTCAGCCCCAATCCGGCGCTTGTGGCCGCGCACGCTCTGGCTTTTGGGCAGGGGCTGGCGCAGAGCGGCATCATCCCCGCGCTCAAGCATTTCCCCGGTCAGGGCGGCGCGCAAAAGGATTCGCATCTGGGCCTGACGGACATCACCCGCAGCTGGAATGCCAAGGCCGACCTTGCGCCCTACGCGCAGGCCTTTGCCCAGGGCTGGCCCGGCATGGTGATGCTTGGGCACCTGTACCACAAGGGGCTTGACCCGCAATATCCTGCCACGCTTTCCCGCGCGGTTGTTGCCGATTTGTTGCGCGGGCGCATGGGCTGGCAGGGCGTGATCATCAGCGACGACATGCAGATGAAGGCCATCACCGACCATTACGGCATGGAACAGGCAATGCTGCTGGCCGTCAACGCCGGGGTGGACATTCTGCTGTTCGGCAATAACTTGTATTGGGACGAAACCCTGCCCAGCAAGGCTTTTGAGACCTTGCGCGGGCTAGTGGAAAGCGGGCGCATTTCGCGCCAGCGGATCATGGAATCATGGCTGCGCATCACTAACCTGTATGCAAGCCGCGCCACTGCCGCCAGGGCCGCCGCCGATGGATCATCGGCGCTCTATCCCTGGACCAGATAA